The nucleotide window AGTGAACAGTATGGACAAGTACCTTCTAGCGCTTTTAGGCGAAGCTGGGGCATCTGGTCTGGCTAAAGGCATATACAGTGTGAGGAAGGAAGAGAGGTTCAAGCGGGCTTATGAAAATGAAATTCAGCACTGGAATTATTTTAGAAAATATAGGAGAAATATATTAGAAAAACCTGTATATTATTTGCTTTATTTAGTCGGGGTCATAACAGCGTTATTAGGATATAGGGCTATTAAATATGTTGTTAATAAAGCCGAGTCCGGTGCACTAGACTTTTACATAAAGAATTTTGAAGTGAAAGGAGACATAGAAAAGATAGTAGAGGACGAAAAGCACCATTTTATATCGTAACATCGTACCCCAGTACGGAAAGCCTTAATAATAGCTTAAGTGGCTGTCGTTTTGAAACTTAGGCTAAAAACTTCCGACATAGCTCTAGAGTAGAACCCTCAAAGAGTTCCTCAGTGTGTACTCTAATCTTTCATAGGTAAATAATAGACCAAAGTGCCCCACTGCAGTTTATAAAACCACCTAACTAGCTAAGGGTCGTTACTTTCTAAGCAGGGACCTTGAGGCTATACACGTATAACAGTTCGAGCACAGTTGTGGCCTTTATATCTATCATATATCACTTTCTGACTATCCCCTTTCTATTACTGCTGTCATGCAATGTATCCCTCCGAACCCTCCAGAGAGGTTCTTTATGTCTACTAAAACCGTATCGACACCCTTAATCTTCAGGTCAAAAGGTGAGATTACCTTATTAGATTTAACAGTGAGAAAATTTGTCGCAAAATTTCTAGCTTCTTCTTCACTTACAAAGTGAAAGTTAAACTCCTTTTCCTTTAGGTAACTAATTAAGTCTATCCCGTCCTTCACTAATTTACCTCCCTTGTATACACTTACAATACTCATCCTCATTAACCTCTCTACGCCTATAACGAGTTCGCGTGAAATAACGTTAAAGTAAGTGTCCAAGTGGAAGAACTCTTCAGAAGCAGGTTCTCTAACCACTCCCACTTCTTCTCCGGTAGATATCAGCTTCATTGCACCTTTGATATCGCTCCTGTTCCCTACGCCGATTAAGTAAAAGTCCCCCATGGGGTAAAAGTCCCCACCTTCTAATGTCCCTTCTGTTACCTCTTCGTAGCCTACTGAAACTGATTCCCAGAACAACTTTACTAGCTCTATTTCACCCCTCCTCTGGGGCTTTGCCATTTTACCTATAATGACCCCTCTTTTTGTCGTTATTTGTTGGTCCCTCATAAAGTAAAGGTTAGATAACGGGTTTACTAGCCTCACCTCAATATTACCGTCTTTAGCAACGAATTCCGGTCTTAAGACTAGAAATTTAGCTAAAAACCAAGGGTCTGCTTTTACTCCTACAATTTTCTTAAGTTTTTCATAAAACATTTCATCTTGAGTCGCCTTCCTAATTATGCTTTTCAATACACGGTATATCTTAACCCCTTCACCCTGAAGCGTATCTATCAGCTCCTCATATTCCCTCCTCGCTCTCATAAAGTCAAACCTCTTTTTATAGAGGGAGTGTTGGGGGCTAAGGAGCCCGAAAAAGACTTCTAGTCCGGGCTTATGT belongs to Stygiolobus caldivivus and includes:
- a CDS encoding arginine deiminase family protein, with product MKAIARAEWEPLRRVALHKPGLEVFFGLLSPQHSLYKKRFDFMRARREYEELIDTLQGEGVKIYRVLKSIIRKATQDEMFYEKLKKIVGVKADPWFLAKFLVLRPEFVAKDGNIEVRLVNPLSNLYFMRDQQITTKRGVIIGKMAKPQRRGEIELVKLFWESVSVGYEEVTEGTLEGGDFYPMGDFYLIGVGNRSDIKGAMKLISTGEEVGVVREPASEEFFHLDTYFNVISRELVIGVERLMRMSIVSVYKGGKLVKDGIDLISYLKEKEFNFHFVSEEEARNFATNFLTVKSNKVISPFDLKIKGVDTVLVDIKNLSGGFGGIHCMTAVIERG